Proteins encoded in a region of the Cupriavidus pauculus genome:
- a CDS encoding efflux transporter outer membrane subunit, with product MKRLKPLLCLFALALTGCAVGPDYVSPGVPVSAEGAFTAGEAPALYDQSPARDDWWRLYRDPILDRLIEDALAANIDVRVAVARLERARAMLRDAGADRYPGTEFDATASRQRQAAVQALPGQDRQHTLVDAGFGIAYEIDLFGRVRRGIESARGDFEAAQADRDAVKVAIVADTTRAYLNAAGAAQRLAVAQRIVSLLDRSLRVMNGRERAGMATSLDTARIAALREQRHSNIPVIAAERQAALFRLAVLTGRAPGELPADAADLNAAADLNALPALDMPIPVGDGQSMLARRPDVRAAERRLAAATARIGVATADLYPRISFGATIGSTGFGAGDFFGAGPLRWLAGPSISWSFPNQERIRARISAAQADSAGALATFDGSVLQALAETETALSNYARAVDQRTALAAAREQADRAARIVRAQQREGRSDSLALLDAERTFADAQAQVADAEERIANAQVDLFRALGGGWASQPLRTM from the coding sequence ATGAAACGACTCAAGCCACTGCTCTGCCTGTTCGCACTCGCCCTGACCGGATGCGCCGTCGGCCCCGACTATGTGTCCCCAGGCGTGCCCGTTAGCGCCGAGGGCGCTTTCACCGCCGGCGAGGCGCCTGCGCTCTATGACCAGAGCCCAGCCCGTGACGACTGGTGGCGACTCTATCGCGACCCCATCCTCGATCGACTGATCGAAGACGCGTTAGCTGCGAACATCGATGTCCGGGTTGCCGTCGCCCGGTTGGAACGCGCGCGCGCGATGTTGCGCGATGCCGGCGCGGATCGCTATCCGGGCACGGAATTCGATGCGACGGCCAGCCGCCAGAGACAGGCAGCCGTCCAGGCGCTACCCGGACAGGATCGTCAACACACGCTCGTCGACGCGGGCTTTGGCATCGCCTATGAAATCGATCTGTTCGGCCGGGTGAGGCGTGGCATCGAATCCGCACGCGGCGACTTCGAAGCCGCGCAAGCCGACCGGGATGCCGTCAAGGTCGCCATCGTGGCGGACACTACGCGCGCGTACCTCAACGCGGCCGGCGCTGCGCAGCGCCTTGCCGTTGCGCAGCGGATCGTCTCGCTGCTGGATCGCTCACTGCGTGTCATGAACGGCCGCGAGAGAGCGGGAATGGCGACATCGCTGGACACCGCCCGAATCGCCGCGCTGCGGGAACAGCGACATTCGAACATCCCGGTCATCGCGGCCGAGCGGCAGGCGGCGCTCTTCCGGCTCGCCGTCCTGACCGGTCGCGCGCCGGGAGAGCTGCCCGCCGACGCAGCAGACCTCAACGCCGCAGCAGACCTCAACGCGTTACCGGCACTCGATATGCCCATTCCCGTCGGCGACGGCCAATCGATGCTCGCCCGGCGGCCCGATGTCCGCGCCGCGGAGCGGAGACTGGCCGCCGCGACCGCACGGATCGGCGTAGCGACGGCCGACCTCTATCCGCGCATATCGTTTGGCGCGACCATCGGATCGACAGGGTTCGGCGCGGGGGACTTCTTCGGGGCCGGCCCGCTTCGATGGCTCGCGGGACCCAGCATCTCGTGGTCGTTCCCGAATCAGGAACGCATCCGCGCGCGTATCTCGGCCGCCCAGGCGGACAGCGCGGGCGCGCTTGCGACATTCGATGGCAGCGTGCTCCAGGCGTTGGCCGAGACGGAAACCGCACTATCGAACTATGCCCGTGCCGTCGACCAGCGCACCGCCCTCGCTGCGGCGCGCGAGCAGGCCGATCGCGCCGCACGCATTGTCCGCGCGCAACAGCGCGAGGGACGCAGCGACAGCCTCGCCCTGCTCGATGCGGAGCGCACATTCGCTGACGCGCAAGCGCAGGTGGCGGATGCAGAGGAACGCATCGCCAACGCCCAGGTGGACCTGTTCCGGGCGCTGGGGGGCGGATGGGCGTCTCAGCCGCTGCGTACAATGTAG
- a CDS encoding efflux RND transporter permease subunit, translating into MRLSRFFITRPIFAAVLAVVITIVGAIAYFRLPVSQYPDIIPPTVVVSATYPGASAETVAETVAAPIEQEINGVDNMLYISSQSTGDGKVAISVTFKVGTNLDAAQMLVQNRVATATPRLPEAVQRLGVTTRKTAPSALMAVNLVSPDGIFDQDYISNYALTQVRDRLSRIDGVGDAIIFGSREFAMRVWIDPDRAASLNLTAGEVVAALRAQNVQVAAGALGQPPSASADAFQLNVRTQGRFSEPDQFADVIVRTDADGRQIRVRDVARVELGAADYSTNAYLSGKASIMIGIFQRPGTNALETGETVERVMQEAAKSFPHGLEYRIMWNSTKFIAQSIAAVRNTLLEAAALVVLVIFLFLQRWRAAIIPVVAIPVSLIGTFALLAVAGYSLNSLSLFGLVLAIGIVVDDAIVVVENVERNLGLGLSPLEAARRSMDEVSVALVAIVLVLCAVFIPTLFLNGLSGAFYKQFALTISGATIISLVLSLTLSPALAAQLLRTHETKAADHRVIRALHRAGDAFNRCFDTFSAAYGRLTAWMVARPRRVMLSYCGLIMATLALFWVTPTGFIPPQDQSYLITVVQLPPGASLSRTDAVLQDVSRRLLTIEGVRGTIMLPGYDAASNTNSPNAATAFIPLKPFEERQRHADAILEEARKVTADIDGARVMVIPPPLIDGIGSAGGYRMMVQDRSDHGYQELGSETGKLIAKANATAGLSQVYTFFNTLTPRVFADIDRRKAEMLGVSSERVFEALQVYLGSAYVNDFNLLGRTFRVTAQADQAHRATTADIANLKTRSSAGAMVPVGSVATFHDETGPYRVVRYNLFPAVEVDGDTAPGSSTGRSLATMERLATETLPAGYGTEWTGIAYQQKIAGNTAALVFALAVVLVFLVLAAQYESLTLPLAIILIVPMCLLAAMIGIQLRGMDNNVLTQIGLVVLIALAAKNAILVVEFARQAEEQDGLTPVAAAVRAAQTRLRPILMTSFAFILGAVPLLVAKGAGAELRQALGTAVFFGMLGVTGFGLLYTPTFYVVCRALGARLSPGRRMAGPTPVQQAD; encoded by the coding sequence ATGCGCCTGTCGCGCTTCTTCATTACACGGCCGATCTTTGCCGCAGTCCTGGCGGTCGTGATTACCATTGTCGGCGCCATCGCCTACTTCCGACTACCGGTCTCCCAATATCCGGACATCATTCCACCGACTGTTGTCGTGTCCGCGACATATCCCGGCGCTTCCGCGGAGACCGTGGCGGAAACCGTCGCGGCGCCGATCGAGCAGGAGATCAATGGCGTCGACAACATGCTCTACATCTCGAGCCAGTCGACTGGCGACGGCAAGGTAGCGATCTCGGTGACCTTCAAGGTCGGCACCAACCTCGACGCGGCGCAAATGCTCGTGCAGAACCGCGTCGCCACCGCGACACCGCGATTGCCCGAAGCCGTGCAGCGCCTCGGTGTCACCACCCGCAAGACGGCGCCTAGCGCGCTGATGGCGGTAAACCTCGTGTCGCCGGATGGCATCTTCGATCAGGACTACATCTCGAACTACGCCCTCACGCAGGTACGCGACCGGCTCAGCCGGATCGATGGCGTCGGAGACGCCATCATCTTCGGCAGCCGCGAATTCGCGATGCGCGTATGGATCGACCCGGACCGGGCAGCCTCGCTCAATCTGACCGCCGGCGAGGTCGTGGCCGCGCTGCGCGCGCAGAACGTACAGGTCGCCGCCGGCGCGCTCGGACAACCGCCGAGCGCATCCGCCGATGCGTTCCAGCTGAACGTGCGTACGCAAGGCCGATTCTCCGAACCGGACCAGTTCGCCGACGTCATCGTCCGGACCGACGCGGACGGCCGGCAAATTCGGGTGCGGGATGTAGCACGCGTCGAGCTTGGCGCCGCGGACTACAGCACGAATGCCTATCTCTCCGGCAAGGCGTCAATCATGATCGGCATCTTCCAGCGACCGGGCACGAACGCCCTCGAGACCGGGGAAACCGTCGAGCGCGTGATGCAGGAGGCCGCGAAGTCGTTTCCACATGGGCTCGAATACCGCATCATGTGGAATTCCACAAAGTTCATCGCGCAATCTATCGCCGCAGTCCGTAATACCCTGCTGGAGGCGGCGGCGCTCGTGGTGCTTGTCATCTTCCTCTTCCTGCAACGCTGGCGCGCGGCAATCATTCCCGTCGTCGCAATCCCGGTGTCGCTTATCGGCACCTTCGCCCTCCTCGCTGTCGCCGGCTACAGTCTCAACAGTTTGTCCCTGTTCGGCCTTGTGCTCGCCATCGGGATCGTTGTCGATGACGCTATCGTGGTGGTCGAGAACGTCGAGCGCAATCTCGGGCTCGGGCTCAGTCCGCTCGAGGCCGCGCGCAGATCCATGGACGAAGTCTCGGTCGCATTGGTCGCCATCGTGCTGGTCCTTTGCGCAGTGTTCATTCCCACGCTCTTCCTCAATGGACTGTCAGGCGCGTTCTACAAGCAATTCGCATTGACCATATCGGGCGCTACGATCATCTCGCTGGTCCTCTCGCTCACCCTCTCGCCCGCGCTCGCGGCGCAGCTGCTGCGCACCCATGAGACAAAGGCCGCCGATCACCGGGTCATCCGCGCGCTGCATCGTGCGGGCGATGCGTTCAACCGATGCTTCGACACCTTCAGCGCCGCATACGGACGGCTGACCGCATGGATGGTCGCCCGCCCCAGGCGGGTCATGTTGTCCTATTGCGGGCTCATCATGGCCACCCTCGCGCTGTTCTGGGTGACACCGACCGGTTTCATTCCGCCGCAGGACCAGAGCTATCTGATCACGGTGGTGCAGTTGCCGCCAGGCGCGTCGCTGTCCCGGACGGACGCCGTGCTGCAGGACGTGTCGCGTCGGCTCCTGACGATCGAGGGCGTGCGGGGCACGATCATGCTGCCCGGCTACGATGCAGCTTCGAATACCAACTCGCCGAACGCTGCGACGGCGTTTATCCCCCTCAAGCCATTCGAGGAGCGGCAGCGTCATGCCGATGCCATTCTCGAGGAAGCACGCAAAGTGACCGCGGATATCGATGGCGCGCGTGTCATGGTCATTCCACCGCCGTTGATCGATGGCATCGGCTCCGCAGGCGGCTATCGAATGATGGTGCAGGATCGCAGCGACCACGGCTATCAGGAACTCGGCAGCGAAACCGGAAAACTCATCGCAAAAGCCAATGCAACCGCGGGCCTGTCGCAGGTGTACACCTTCTTCAATACGCTGACGCCGCGGGTTTTCGCGGATATCGACCGGCGCAAGGCCGAGATGCTGGGCGTGTCATCAGAGCGTGTGTTCGAAGCGCTTCAGGTCTACCTTGGATCGGCCTACGTGAACGATTTCAATCTGCTCGGCCGCACGTTCCGCGTCACGGCGCAGGCCGACCAGGCGCATCGCGCCACCACGGCCGATATTGCCAACCTCAAGACACGGTCGTCGGCAGGCGCGATGGTACCCGTCGGCTCGGTTGCCACGTTCCATGACGAAACGGGACCATATCGCGTTGTCCGCTACAACCTGTTCCCCGCGGTAGAGGTCGACGGCGACACCGCGCCCGGCTCCTCCACCGGACGCTCACTCGCTACCATGGAGCGCCTGGCCACGGAGACGCTTCCGGCTGGATACGGCACAGAATGGACGGGTATTGCGTATCAGCAGAAGATCGCCGGCAACACGGCTGCGCTCGTCTTCGCGCTCGCTGTCGTGCTGGTGTTTCTCGTGCTGGCCGCGCAGTACGAGAGCCTGACGCTCCCGCTGGCCATCATCCTGATCGTTCCGATGTGCCTGCTTGCCGCGATGATCGGCATCCAGCTCCGCGGCATGGATAACAACGTCCTGACGCAGATCGGCCTCGTGGTACTGATCGCCCTCGCGGCCAAGAATGCAATTCTGGTCGTGGAGTTTGCCCGCCAGGCGGAAGAACAGGATGGCCTGACACCGGTCGCCGCGGCCGTACGTGCAGCGCAAACGCGCCTGCGGCCGATCCTCATGACGAGCTTCGCATTCATTCTCGGCGCGGTGCCATTGCTGGTTGCCAAGGGTGCCGGCGCCGAGCTTCGGCAGGCATTGGGGACCGCGGTGTTCTTTGGCATGCTGGGTGTCACCGGATTCGGGCTGCTCTATACGCCGACCTTCTACGTCGTATGCCGCGCCCTTGGCGCACGACTGTCCCCCGGCCGCCGGATGGCGGGGCCCACGCCAGTGCAGCAAGCCGATTGA